From one Triticum urartu cultivar G1812 chromosome 3, Tu2.1, whole genome shotgun sequence genomic stretch:
- the LOC125544219 gene encoding uncharacterized protein LOC125544219 isoform X4, with product MDLDLNCAPPSPEPAPQDHRLGHAMLRQEHAYRHQVEELHRLYWAQRNLRPDVPFWEQSHDVLYPTHSMPMATSSQSDMSLCFAVIWDLLGASSHELRGKQAIWCGNGVAGKLGVEGSVRRKPDHGGVHGRSGYRHMIDLEKPATSEDDDDDVEILSPARFSDYAKRNAGFADNSQCYPRENAAHVHFDDDCLPTPPPSARRDDMHKHSAHCAPTDAPRGHNHLNQRRF from the exons ATGGATTTGGATCTCAACtgcgcgccgccgtcgccggagcccGCGCCCCAGGACCACCGCCTCGGCCACGCAATGCTCCGCCAAGAACACGCCTACCGCCACCAG GTCGAGGAACTGCATAGGCTGTATTGGGCGCAGAGGAATCTCAGGCCTGATGTGCCCTTCTGGGAGCAATCCCATGATGTCCTCTATCCCACCCATTCCATGCCCATGGCTACTTCCTCCCAATCCGACATG TCTCTCTGCTTTGCTGTCATCTGGGATCTGCTGGGTGCTTCTTCTCATGAGCTACGAGGCAAGCAGGCCATTTGGTGTGGCAATGGGGTCGCAGGGAAATTGGGTGTTGAGGGCTCAGTCAGGAGAAAACCTGATCATGGTGGTGTACACGGGAGGTCTGGTTACCGCCATATGATCGATCTGGAGAAACCAGCGACATCAgaggacgacgatgatgatgTGGAAATCTTGTCTCCTGCTCGGTTCAGTGACTATGCCAAGCGCAATGCTGGGTTTGCGGATAATTCTCAGTGTTATCCAAGGGAGAATGCTGCCCATGTTCATTTCG ACGACGACTGCTTGCCGACACCGCCGCCCTCGGCGAGGAGGGATGACATGCACAAGCACTCAGCACATTGTGCGCCGACCGACGCGCCGCGGGGACACAACCACCTCAACCAACGGCGCTTCTGA
- the LOC125544219 gene encoding uncharacterized protein LOC125544219 isoform X5, translated as MDLDLNCAPPSPEPAPQDHRLGHAMLRQEHAYRHQVEELHRLYWAQRNLRPDVPFWEQSHDVLYPTHSMPMATSSQSDMSLCFAVIWDLLGASSHELRGKQAIWCGNGVAGKLGVEGSVRRKPDHGGVHGRSGYRHMIDLEKPATSEDDDDDVEILSPARFSDYAKRNAGFADNSQCYPRENAAHVHFGGYFSSSAVQKRK; from the exons ATGGATTTGGATCTCAACtgcgcgccgccgtcgccggagcccGCGCCCCAGGACCACCGCCTCGGCCACGCAATGCTCCGCCAAGAACACGCCTACCGCCACCAG GTCGAGGAACTGCATAGGCTGTATTGGGCGCAGAGGAATCTCAGGCCTGATGTGCCCTTCTGGGAGCAATCCCATGATGTCCTCTATCCCACCCATTCCATGCCCATGGCTACTTCCTCCCAATCCGACATG TCTCTCTGCTTTGCTGTCATCTGGGATCTGCTGGGTGCTTCTTCTCATGAGCTACGAGGCAAGCAGGCCATTTGGTGTGGCAATGGGGTCGCAGGGAAATTGGGTGTTGAGGGCTCAGTCAGGAGAAAACCTGATCATGGTGGTGTACACGGGAGGTCTGGTTACCGCCATATGATCGATCTGGAGAAACCAGCGACATCAgaggacgacgatgatgatgTGGAAATCTTGTCTCCTGCTCGGTTCAGTGACTATGCCAAGCGCAATGCTGGGTTTGCGGATAATTCTCAGTGTTATCCAAGGGAGAATGCTGCCCATGTTCATTTCG GTGGATATTTTAGCAGTTCAGCTGTCCAAAAGAGAAAATGA
- the LOC125544219 gene encoding uncharacterized protein LOC125544219 isoform X3, with protein MDLDLNCAPPSPEPAPQDHRLGHAMLRQEHAYRHQVEELHRLYWAQRNLRPDVPFWEQSHDVLYPTHSMPMATSSQSDMAIWCGNGVAGKLGVEGSVRRKPDHGGVHGRSGYRHMIDLEKPATSEDDDDDVEILSPARFSDYAKRNAGFADNSQCYPRENAAHVHFGCSYVLWVQTCVLQGCIVNNVHTMPLYCRLNFSPFFLYIPNLLSFIVKEQDGRKILCNTYVIVCYASSSFYSIAFTYSCNLCLQA; from the exons ATGGATTTGGATCTCAACtgcgcgccgccgtcgccggagcccGCGCCCCAGGACCACCGCCTCGGCCACGCAATGCTCCGCCAAGAACACGCCTACCGCCACCAG GTCGAGGAACTGCATAGGCTGTATTGGGCGCAGAGGAATCTCAGGCCTGATGTGCCCTTCTGGGAGCAATCCCATGATGTCCTCTATCCCACCCATTCCATGCCCATGGCTACTTCCTCCCAATCCGACATG GCCATTTGGTGTGGCAATGGGGTCGCAGGGAAATTGGGTGTTGAGGGCTCAGTCAGGAGAAAACCTGATCATGGTGGTGTACACGGGAGGTCTGGTTACCGCCATATGATCGATCTGGAGAAACCAGCGACATCAgaggacgacgatgatgatgTGGAAATCTTGTCTCCTGCTCGGTTCAGTGACTATGCCAAGCGCAATGCTGGGTTTGCGGATAATTCTCAGTGTTATCCAAGGGAGAATGCTGCCCATGTTCATTTCG GCTGCAGTTATGTGCTTTGGGTTCAAACCTGTGTCCTGCAAGGTTGCATTGTCAATAATGTTCACACCATGCCATTGTATTGTAGGCTAAACTTTTCTCCATTCTTTCTATACATTCCCAACCTTTTAAGTTTCATAGTAAAAGAACAGGATGGCCGGAAAATTCTATGTAACACTTACGTAATTGTGTGTTATGCTAGCTCCAGTTTTTACAGTATAGCTTTTACGTATAGCTGTAATTTGTGCCTGCAAGCTTGA
- the LOC125544219 gene encoding uncharacterized protein LOC125544219 isoform X1 produces MDLDLNCAPPSPEPAPQDHRLGHAMLRQEHAYRHQVEELHRLYWAQRNLRPDVPFWEQSHDVLYPTHSMPMATSSQSDMSLCFAVIWDLLGASSHELRGKQAIWCGNGVAGKLGVEGSVRRKPDHGGVHGRSGYRHMIDLEKPATSEDDDDDVEILSPARFSDYAKRNAGFADNSQCYPRENAAHVHFGCSYVLWVQTCVLQGCIVNNVHTMPLYCRLNFSPFFLYIPNLLSFIVKEQDGRKILCNTYVIVCYASSSFYSIAFTYSCNLCLQA; encoded by the exons ATGGATTTGGATCTCAACtgcgcgccgccgtcgccggagcccGCGCCCCAGGACCACCGCCTCGGCCACGCAATGCTCCGCCAAGAACACGCCTACCGCCACCAG GTCGAGGAACTGCATAGGCTGTATTGGGCGCAGAGGAATCTCAGGCCTGATGTGCCCTTCTGGGAGCAATCCCATGATGTCCTCTATCCCACCCATTCCATGCCCATGGCTACTTCCTCCCAATCCGACATG TCTCTCTGCTTTGCTGTCATCTGGGATCTGCTGGGTGCTTCTTCTCATGAGCTACGAGGCAAGCAGGCCATTTGGTGTGGCAATGGGGTCGCAGGGAAATTGGGTGTTGAGGGCTCAGTCAGGAGAAAACCTGATCATGGTGGTGTACACGGGAGGTCTGGTTACCGCCATATGATCGATCTGGAGAAACCAGCGACATCAgaggacgacgatgatgatgTGGAAATCTTGTCTCCTGCTCGGTTCAGTGACTATGCCAAGCGCAATGCTGGGTTTGCGGATAATTCTCAGTGTTATCCAAGGGAGAATGCTGCCCATGTTCATTTCG GCTGCAGTTATGTGCTTTGGGTTCAAACCTGTGTCCTGCAAGGTTGCATTGTCAATAATGTTCACACCATGCCATTGTATTGTAGGCTAAACTTTTCTCCATTCTTTCTATACATTCCCAACCTTTTAAGTTTCATAGTAAAAGAACAGGATGGCCGGAAAATTCTATGTAACACTTACGTAATTGTGTGTTATGCTAGCTCCAGTTTTTACAGTATAGCTTTTACGTATAGCTGTAATTTGTGCCTGCAAGCTTGA
- the LOC125544219 gene encoding uncharacterized protein LOC125544219 isoform X2, giving the protein MDLDLNCAPPSPEPAPQDHRLGHAMLRQEHAYRHQVEELHRLYWAQRNLRPDVPFWEQSHDVLYPTHSMPMATSSQSDMLRGKQAIWCGNGVAGKLGVEGSVRRKPDHGGVHGRSGYRHMIDLEKPATSEDDDDDVEILSPARFSDYAKRNAGFADNSQCYPRENAAHVHFGCSYVLWVQTCVLQGCIVNNVHTMPLYCRLNFSPFFLYIPNLLSFIVKEQDGRKILCNTYVIVCYASSSFYSIAFTYSCNLCLQA; this is encoded by the exons ATGGATTTGGATCTCAACtgcgcgccgccgtcgccggagcccGCGCCCCAGGACCACCGCCTCGGCCACGCAATGCTCCGCCAAGAACACGCCTACCGCCACCAG GTCGAGGAACTGCATAGGCTGTATTGGGCGCAGAGGAATCTCAGGCCTGATGTGCCCTTCTGGGAGCAATCCCATGATGTCCTCTATCCCACCCATTCCATGCCCATGGCTACTTCCTCCCAATCCGACATG CTACGAGGCAAGCAGGCCATTTGGTGTGGCAATGGGGTCGCAGGGAAATTGGGTGTTGAGGGCTCAGTCAGGAGAAAACCTGATCATGGTGGTGTACACGGGAGGTCTGGTTACCGCCATATGATCGATCTGGAGAAACCAGCGACATCAgaggacgacgatgatgatgTGGAAATCTTGTCTCCTGCTCGGTTCAGTGACTATGCCAAGCGCAATGCTGGGTTTGCGGATAATTCTCAGTGTTATCCAAGGGAGAATGCTGCCCATGTTCATTTCG GCTGCAGTTATGTGCTTTGGGTTCAAACCTGTGTCCTGCAAGGTTGCATTGTCAATAATGTTCACACCATGCCATTGTATTGTAGGCTAAACTTTTCTCCATTCTTTCTATACATTCCCAACCTTTTAAGTTTCATAGTAAAAGAACAGGATGGCCGGAAAATTCTATGTAACACTTACGTAATTGTGTGTTATGCTAGCTCCAGTTTTTACAGTATAGCTTTTACGTATAGCTGTAATTTGTGCCTGCAAGCTTGA